The genomic window GTCCGGTCGTTTGCAGAGAGGGTATGAGTGATTCGGGCGCTAAAGGATACTTTTCGAAAGGATAATAAATCATGAGTACGATACCATTGGAAATCGACGGCAGACAGGTCGCTGCGGAAGAGGGAGAAACCATCCTCGAAGCGGCGCAGAGAAACGGGATACATATTCCGACACTGTGTTACAACAAGCAGCTGAAGCCATACGGGGAATGCCGGCTGTGCATGGTCGAGGTCACGAAGGGAAACCGCACGAGAATCGTGGCATCCTGCGCCTATCCCGCTGAAGAGAACATCGTGGTGAAAACGAACACGGAAAAGATCGCGAAAATCCGTAAAATGATCATCGAGCTTCTGTGGCCCTCGCTTTCGGCGCTGGCAAAAGATTACGGCGTCACGGAGTCACGGTTCCATTCCGATCACACCGACTGCAACCTCTGCGGCATGTGCGTCCGTTACTGCTCGGAAGTCAAGAAACTCAACGCCGTGTATTTCAAAGGGAGGGGAATCAACCGTGAGATAGCCGTGGTTCCGGACCTGGCCAATGAATGCATATACTGCAGGGACTGCTTCACCCTGTGTTCCGGCGGATGGATAGTCGACAAATGCGACAACGCCTATACCTCGCTGAGTAAGTAAATAAAGGGAGGAGGCACCGGTTCGAACTGTCCTTCAATAATAGAGAATCAATGAAATAAGACGCTCGATATGGGCGTCTTATTTTTTTCGGTAAAAAATCTTTTACACCCGCAGACCGGCGCTGAAAAAACGTCCTGATATGCCTGTATACCTGGCATTGTTAAAGAATGAATATATTCAAAAAGGTTCAGAGTGAGCTGCAAAATTTCGTGCATAACGGTGATTTCCGTCAATCAAATAAACGTGCATTATTCTTCCAATAATCAATCATTTTTTTAATAAACATAATAACAATAAGATAGAGGTAATACAGTACAACTATTTTT from bacterium includes these protein-coding regions:
- a CDS encoding 2Fe-2S iron-sulfur cluster-binding protein, producing the protein MSTIPLEIDGRQVAAEEGETILEAAQRNGIHIPTLCYNKQLKPYGECRLCMVEVTKGNRTRIVASCAYPAEENIVVKTNTEKIAKIRKMIIELLWPSLSALAKDYGVTESRFHSDHTDCNLCGMCVRYCSEVKKLNAVYFKGRGINREIAVVPDLANECIYCRDCFTLCSGGWIVDKCDNAYTSLSK